Proteins encoded together in one Pseudoroseomonas cervicalis window:
- the hemN gene encoding oxygen-independent coproporphyrinogen III oxidase: MSPETFARYAGAALPRYTSYPTAPHFAPLAEAEYRAWLSGIAPGDALSLYVHIPFCRSLCWYCGCHTAVTRMPARLARYSDGLLAEAALLAAALPAHGGVSALHLGGGTPSSIGAEGLSRLLAALRRHFPFRDTAELAIELDPRVLTPVIADALAEGGITRASLGVQDIDPEVQARIGRIQPSEQVARAVALLRERGIGAINLDLMYGLPGQGVAEAEASARFAAELGADRVAVFGYAHVPWMKPAQNAIDARMLPGAEDRLAQAEAAASVLEAAGYQRIGLDHFARPTDPMARAALAGALRRNFQGYTTDAAPVLLGLGASSIGRLPAGFAQNIADERGWLAEIEAGRLAIARGRALTEEDRQRASLIERLMCDLALPLRAVPETVLEAARPRLAPLLADGVVAEREGRLEVTERRFLRHAAAAFDAYLGQGPGRHSKAV; the protein is encoded by the coding sequence ATGTCGCCCGAAACCTTCGCCCGCTACGCCGGCGCGGCCCTGCCGCGCTACACCTCCTACCCCACCGCGCCGCATTTCGCGCCGCTGGCGGAGGCCGAGTACCGCGCCTGGCTCTCCGGCATCGCGCCGGGCGACGCGCTCTCGCTCTATGTGCACATCCCCTTCTGCCGCAGCCTCTGCTGGTATTGCGGCTGCCACACGGCGGTGACGCGCATGCCGGCGCGGCTGGCCCGCTACAGCGACGGGCTGCTGGCCGAGGCCGCGCTGCTGGCGGCGGCGCTGCCGGCGCATGGCGGTGTCTCCGCGCTGCATCTGGGCGGCGGCACCCCCTCCTCGATCGGGGCGGAAGGGCTGTCGCGCCTGCTGGCCGCGCTGCGCAGGCACTTCCCCTTCCGCGACACTGCCGAGCTGGCGATCGAGCTGGACCCGCGCGTGCTGACGCCGGTGATCGCCGATGCGCTGGCCGAGGGCGGCATCACCCGCGCCAGCCTCGGCGTGCAGGATATCGACCCGGAGGTGCAGGCGCGCATCGGCCGCATCCAGCCCTCCGAGCAGGTGGCGCGCGCGGTGGCGCTGCTGCGGGAGCGCGGCATCGGCGCCATCAACCTGGACCTGATGTATGGCCTGCCCGGCCAGGGCGTGGCGGAGGCCGAGGCCAGCGCCCGCTTCGCGGCGGAGCTGGGGGCCGACCGGGTGGCGGTGTTCGGCTACGCCCATGTGCCCTGGATGAAGCCGGCGCAGAACGCCATCGATGCGCGGATGCTGCCGGGGGCGGAGGACCGCCTGGCCCAGGCGGAGGCCGCGGCCTCGGTGCTGGAGGCCGCCGGCTACCAGCGCATCGGCCTGGATCATTTCGCCCGGCCCACGGACCCGATGGCGCGCGCCGCCCTGGCCGGCGCGTTGCGGCGCAACTTCCAGGGCTACACCACGGATGCGGCGCCGGTGCTGCTCGGGCTCGGCGCCTCCTCGATCGGCCGGCTGCCGGCGGGCTTCGCCCAGAACATCGCCGATGAGCGCGGCTGGCTGGCCGAGATCGAGGCCGGGCGGCTCGCCATCGCCCGCGGCCGCGCGCTCACCGAGGAGGACCGCCAGCGCGCCAGCCTGATCGAGCGGCTGATGTGCGACCTCGCCTTGCCGCTGCGCGCGGTGCCGGAGACCGTGCTGGAGGCGGCGCGGCCGCGCCTGGCGCCGCTGCTGGCGGATGGTGTGGTGGCTGAGCGCGAGGGGCGGCTCGAGGTGACGGAGCGGCGCTTCCTGCGCCATGCGGCGGCGGCGTTCGACGCCTATCTCGGCCAGGGGCCGGGGCGGCACAGCAAGGCGGTGTAA